In Vagococcus luciliae, one genomic interval encodes:
- a CDS encoding ABC-F family ATP-binding cassette domain-containing protein, with protein sequence MKLLRADNLDKNYGTKQLLDDVSFLIREKDRIGLIGINGTGKSTLIKILSGKDHAEKGSIDYPNDYKIGYLSQDTIFSEDISVLDAVFDDDTPVMKAIRSYEKALVDLAQDGENPAVQKAYEKAEEAMNKEDAWLAETSAKTILNKLGILFLDKKVSELSGGQQKRLGLAQVLIQSPDLLLLDEPTNHLDYETIQWLEDYLNHYQGSLIVITHDRYFLDRVTNRIFELADGTLHEYTGNYQAYLLQRAEREEQEKKSLHKNKQLFKQELAWMRAGVKARGTKQQARINRFNDLKDKVSGSSDKGTLEFSAGTKRLGKKVIEIEHANFKIANQVILKDFELLVQANERLGITGANGSGKSTLLNLIAGNLTLDSGVIELGETVNIGYYTQTNDTLDESKRIISYLQEIAEEVKQQDGTVISVTEMLERFLFPRNVHGTLISKLSGGEKRRLYLLSILIQQPNVLLLDEPTNDLDVETLTILEDYLSDFPGAVIAVSHDRYFLDKTMDKLLIFKGQGNMTTFYGSMSDYVEQTDEQESVEKTKSTLTKKVDKVVSNDGKKKKLTYKEKIEWDTIEEDIAQLEENIESLNEQMLDNSSDAIKLQDLQATLTTTEQTLEEKLERWEYLSEFAD encoded by the coding sequence ATGAAGCTGTTACGAGCAGATAATTTAGATAAAAATTACGGAACAAAACAATTATTAGATGATGTTTCTTTTTTAATAAGAGAAAAAGATCGTATTGGATTAATCGGAATTAATGGAACAGGTAAATCAACGTTGATTAAGATTTTATCAGGAAAAGATCATGCAGAAAAAGGATCGATTGATTACCCAAATGATTATAAAATTGGTTACCTCTCTCAAGATACCATCTTTTCTGAAGATATTTCAGTATTAGATGCTGTTTTTGATGATGATACACCTGTTATGAAGGCCATTCGTTCATATGAGAAAGCATTGGTTGATTTGGCACAAGATGGAGAAAATCCAGCAGTACAAAAAGCTTACGAAAAAGCTGAAGAAGCAATGAATAAAGAAGATGCTTGGTTAGCTGAGACAAGTGCTAAAACCATTTTAAATAAATTAGGCATCTTATTTTTAGATAAAAAAGTATCAGAGCTCTCTGGTGGACAACAAAAACGACTAGGATTGGCACAAGTCTTAATTCAATCACCTGATTTACTTCTGTTAGATGAACCAACCAACCATTTAGATTATGAAACGATTCAATGGCTAGAAGACTATCTGAATCATTATCAAGGGTCACTCATCGTGATCACACATGATCGCTACTTTTTAGATCGTGTGACGAATCGAATATTTGAATTAGCTGATGGAACATTACACGAATACACAGGAAATTATCAAGCTTATTTATTGCAACGAGCAGAACGTGAAGAACAAGAAAAGAAAAGCCTACACAAAAATAAACAACTATTTAAGCAAGAACTTGCTTGGATGCGAGCTGGCGTAAAAGCTCGTGGAACGAAACAACAAGCTAGAATTAATCGTTTTAATGATTTGAAAGATAAAGTAAGTGGTTCAAGTGATAAAGGAACCTTAGAATTTTCAGCTGGTACAAAACGATTAGGTAAAAAAGTCATTGAAATAGAACACGCTAATTTTAAAATAGCTAATCAAGTTATTTTAAAAGACTTTGAACTGTTAGTCCAAGCTAATGAACGATTGGGCATTACAGGAGCAAATGGTTCTGGAAAATCAACCTTGCTAAATCTTATTGCTGGGAATTTAACGTTGGATAGTGGTGTGATTGAGTTAGGAGAAACGGTCAACATTGGGTATTATACCCAAACCAATGATACATTAGATGAAAGCAAACGCATTATTTCTTATTTACAAGAAATTGCTGAAGAAGTAAAACAACAAGATGGTACAGTGATTAGTGTCACAGAGATGTTAGAGCGATTTTTATTTCCAAGAAATGTGCATGGGACATTGATTAGTAAATTGTCAGGTGGCGAGAAACGCCGTCTGTACTTACTTAGCATTTTAATCCAACAACCAAATGTGTTATTATTAGATGAGCCAACGAATGATCTAGATGTTGAAACATTGACTATTTTGGAAGATTATTTGTCTGATTTTCCAGGCGCAGTCATTGCTGTCAGTCATGATCGTTATTTTTTAGATAAGACAATGGATAAGTTACTCATTTTTAAAGGCCAAGGTAACATGACTACTTTTTATGGCTCAATGAGTGATTATGTTGAGCAGACAGATGAGCAAGAGTCAGTTGAGAAAACTAAATCAACTCTAACTAAAAAAGTTGATAAAGTAGTATCTAATGATGGTAAAAAAAAGAAATTGACTTATAAAGAAAAAATTGAATGGGACACAATTGAAGAAGATATTGCCCAATTAGAAGAAAATATTGAGTCGTTGAACGAACAAATGTTAGACAATAGTAGTGATGCTATAAAATTACAAGATTTGCAAGCGACACTAACAACTACCGAACAAACTCTTGAAGAAAAACTTGAGAGATGGGAATATCTTAGTGAATTTGCTGATTAA